In a single window of the Solea solea chromosome 14, fSolSol10.1, whole genome shotgun sequence genome:
- the arr3b gene encoding arrestin 3b, retinal (X-arrestin) isoform X1, whose protein sequence is MSKVFKKTSGNGHIALYLGKRDFVDNVDSVEIVDGVVKVDPSGLNGRKVFVYLACAFRYGSEDLDVIGLSFRRDIWIQRVQVYPPTGGNATKSPMQESLMKKAGEQGCAFSFQMPPNLPCSVALQPGPNDSGKACGVDFEVKAYLANAADSADEVIEKKDTCRLMIRKIQFAPPNDKPGPKAEICKQFMMTDKPVHLEASLQKEVYYHGDPITVNVKINNETAKVVKKIKIFVEQLTNVALYSSDTYTKAVCTEEFGETIDANSTFEKSFQLKPLLSNNNEKRGIAVDGRLKDEDTHLASTTLSQGDKDMQGIVISYKVKVNLIVSGGGLLGGLTASDVTVELPLTLMSPKPAGPTSRRSSRRDEMTSKGGSLI, encoded by the exons ATGTCAAA GGTATTTAAGAAGACCAGCGGCAACGGACAT ATTGCTCTGTACTTGGGAAAGAGGGACTTTGTAGACAATGTGGATTCAGTGGAAATAGTTG ATGGGGTAGTAAAAGTGGACCCGTCTGGTCTTAATGGCAGAAAAg TATTTGTCTACCTTGCATGCGCCTTCCGCTATGGAAGTGAAGACCTGGATGTCATTGGGCTGTCCTTCAGGAGAGACATCTGGATACAACGTGTTCAGGTGTATCCACCTACAGGCGGAAATGCAACCAAATCACCAATGCAGGAATCCCTCATGAAGAAAGCTGGAGAGCAAGGATGTGCCTTTTCATTCCAA ATGCCACCAAATCTCCCGTGCTCAGTTGCCCTGCAACCTGGACCAAATGATTCTGGCAAG GCCTGTGGAGTGGACTTTGAGGTTAAAGCATACCTCGCCAACGCTGCTGACAGTGCAGATGAAGTCATTGAAAAGAA GGACACATGTCGTCTGATGATTCGTAAAATACAGTTTGCACCACCTAACGACAAGCCCGGGCCCAAGGCTGAGATATGCAAACAGTTTATGATGACTGACAAACCAGTTCACTTGGAGGCCTCCCTCCAAAAAGAG GTTTACTACCATGGTGACCCAATCACTGTCAATGTAAAAATCAACAATGAAACCGCTAAGGTTGTAAAGAAAATCAAAATCTTCG tcgAGCAGCTAACAAATGTGGCCCTCTACTCATCCGACACTTACACCAAAGCAGTCTGCACCGAGGAGTTTGG GGAGACAATCGATGCCAACTCAACATTTGAGAAGTCCTTCCAACTTAAACCCTTGCTGTCCAACAACAATGAGAAGCGGGGTATTGCAGTGGACGGACGGTTAAAGGATGAAGACACTCACCTCGCTTCCACAACTCT GAGTCAAGGAGATAAGGATATGCAGGGAATCGTTATCTCCTATAAAGTCAAGGTCAATCTAATAGTGTCCGGTGGAGG TCTGTTGGGAGGCCTAACAGCAAG tgatgtcactgtggaGCTTCCTCTGACACTGATGTCCCCAAAACCGGCAG
- the arr3b gene encoding arrestin 3b, retinal (X-arrestin) isoform X2, which yields MSKVFKKTSGNGHIALYLGKRDFVDNVDSVEIVDGVVKVDPSGLNGRKVFVYLACAFRYGSEDLDVIGLSFRRDIWIQRVQVYPPTGGNATKSPMQESLMKKAGEQGCAFSFQMPPNLPCSVALQPGPNDSGKACGVDFEVKAYLANAADSADEVIEKKDTCRLMIRKIQFAPPNDKPGPKAEICKQFMMTDKPVHLEASLQKEVYYHGDPITVNVKINNETAKVVKKIKIFVEQLTNVALYSSDTYTKAVCTEEFGETIDANSTFEKSFQLKPLLSNNNEKRGIAVDGRLKDEDTHLASTTLSQGDKDMQGIVISYKVKVNLIVSGGGDVTVELPLTLMSPKPAGPTSRRSSRRDEMTSKGGSLI from the exons ATGTCAAA GGTATTTAAGAAGACCAGCGGCAACGGACAT ATTGCTCTGTACTTGGGAAAGAGGGACTTTGTAGACAATGTGGATTCAGTGGAAATAGTTG ATGGGGTAGTAAAAGTGGACCCGTCTGGTCTTAATGGCAGAAAAg TATTTGTCTACCTTGCATGCGCCTTCCGCTATGGAAGTGAAGACCTGGATGTCATTGGGCTGTCCTTCAGGAGAGACATCTGGATACAACGTGTTCAGGTGTATCCACCTACAGGCGGAAATGCAACCAAATCACCAATGCAGGAATCCCTCATGAAGAAAGCTGGAGAGCAAGGATGTGCCTTTTCATTCCAA ATGCCACCAAATCTCCCGTGCTCAGTTGCCCTGCAACCTGGACCAAATGATTCTGGCAAG GCCTGTGGAGTGGACTTTGAGGTTAAAGCATACCTCGCCAACGCTGCTGACAGTGCAGATGAAGTCATTGAAAAGAA GGACACATGTCGTCTGATGATTCGTAAAATACAGTTTGCACCACCTAACGACAAGCCCGGGCCCAAGGCTGAGATATGCAAACAGTTTATGATGACTGACAAACCAGTTCACTTGGAGGCCTCCCTCCAAAAAGAG GTTTACTACCATGGTGACCCAATCACTGTCAATGTAAAAATCAACAATGAAACCGCTAAGGTTGTAAAGAAAATCAAAATCTTCG tcgAGCAGCTAACAAATGTGGCCCTCTACTCATCCGACACTTACACCAAAGCAGTCTGCACCGAGGAGTTTGG GGAGACAATCGATGCCAACTCAACATTTGAGAAGTCCTTCCAACTTAAACCCTTGCTGTCCAACAACAATGAGAAGCGGGGTATTGCAGTGGACGGACGGTTAAAGGATGAAGACACTCACCTCGCTTCCACAACTCT GAGTCAAGGAGATAAGGATATGCAGGGAATCGTTATCTCCTATAAAGTCAAGGTCAATCTAATAGTGTCCGGTGGAGG tgatgtcactgtggaGCTTCCTCTGACACTGATGTCCCCAAAACCGGCAG